A window of the Brassica oleracea var. oleracea cultivar TO1000 chromosome C1, BOL, whole genome shotgun sequence genome harbors these coding sequences:
- the LOC106332244 gene encoding uncharacterized protein LOC106332244, producing MQSEDKHQEQDQNHHPYQQPDPTKVIWKALQRMKLGADRSRWSVHDDAQKEFEKDHRLCLVAKGLNMEHQNSPGIKVALPKTWQLVGKVEGQINDDGTVNFYFDTEHHLLMVLEKQPYTYRGWLVVLDRWINRDSPTFLKQIPFKIRVEKLPDVYRRHSIVESICSRLGHVEEVTIVEPSIFREAEVTVKVYFDVDDQITLTREVEIIKGKTPVELDFRYEGLQKFCLLCGSLRHEYELCSECSKMQPRQFELMDIGTNPYASVQERDAAIREYITIKETGESSGTATLMQTEPPPALAAPRQMTQSRGQGVVINPAEAAPTQAHLQVVPATSAPDQRAKRKTPADKEEQASTSAKRIETEHPNYGSVVLLKPQGEP from the coding sequence ATGCAATCGGAGGATAAACACCAAGAGCAGGATCAGAATCATCATCCCTATCAGCAACCAGATCCGACGAAGGTGATTTGGAAGGCATTACAAAGGATGAAGCTCGGAGCTGATAGATCGAGATGGTCTGTTCATGATGATGCCCAGAAGGAATTCGAAAAAGATCATCGACTCTGCCTTGTAGCCAAAGGCCTCAATATGGAGCATCAAAACTCGCCTGGAATCAAGGTAGCTCTACCCAAGACTTGGCAACTCGTTGGTAAAGTGGAGGGTCAGATTAACGATGATGGAACTGTCAACTTTTACTTCGATACCGAACACCATCTACTTATGGTCCTGGAGAAACAGCCATATACGTATCGAGGATGGTTGGTGGTGTTGGATAGGTGGATCAATAGAGACAGTCCGACCTTCTTAAAACAGATCCCCTTCAAGATCCGAGTTGAAAAGCTTCCTGATGTCTACAGGCGACATAGTATTGTCGAAAGTATTTGCTCGAGGCTGGGGCATGTTGAAGAGGTCACAATTGTGGAGCCTTCTATTTTCAGAGAAGCTGAAGTTACTGTCAAGGTGTATTTTGATGTTGATGATCAGATTACCCTAACGCGAGAAGTTGAAATTATTAAGGGTAAAACTCCGGTGGAGCTTGATTTTCGTTATGAAGGCTTGCAGAAGTTTTGTCTTCTCTGTGGGAGTCTCAGGCATGAATACGAACTATGTAGTGAATGTTCTAAGATGCAACCACGCCAGTTTGAACTGATGGATATTGGAACTAACCCATATGCCTCAGTTCAGGAGAGAGATGCAGCTATCAGAGAGTACATCACTATAAAGGAGACTGGAGAATCTTCTGGTACTGCTACTCTTATGCAAACAGAGCCGCCTCCTGCACTCGCAGCTCCTAGACAGATGACACAATCAAGGGGCCAGGGAGTAGTCATCAACCCAGCTGAAGCCGCTCCAACTCAAGCTCATCTGCAAGTCGTTCCAGCGACCTCTGCTCCAGATCAACGGGCTAAGAGAAAGACACCAGCTGATAAAGAGGAACAGGCTTCAACATCAGCAAAGCGTATCGAAACAGAACACCCCAACTATGGTTCGGTGGTTCTCCTTAAACCACAAGGAGAACCATGA
- the LOC106332225 gene encoding uncharacterized protein LOC106332225, producing the protein MFVAKWEPGIVPTKPELTTAPIWLELRNVPLQFFNEEALEHIASQVGDPKFLHLQTANKTNLEVAKVFTIIDPRVPLPEAVNTRFESGEIRRIRVSSPWMPLVCSFCKEIGHPLKRCKKAPITCKICKSTCHLQADCTRAKGKAGVKQTGNNGLQKNPIDARKIPLAIYQSELALTSQKKSKASFTRMELGGTSNPAGIGLTVANGDCPPDTGNTETLSTESDSSDIDSPHSPLRDDPGSQDVISSRQKKKDRGRGPKIK; encoded by the coding sequence ATGTTTGTAGCAAAGTGGGAGCCGGGTATTGTTCCTACGAAGCCAGAACTGACTACTGCTCCGATTTGGTTAGAACTGAGAAATGTCCCTCTTCAATTCTTCAATGAAGAGGCTCTAGAACACATCGCAAGTCAAGTTGGTGACCCAAAATTCCTCCATCTGCAGACTGCTAATAAAACAAACCTGGAAGTGGCAAAGGTCTTCACTATCATCGATCCCAGAGTGCCACTGCCAGAAGCTGTTAACACAAGATTTGAATCAGGTGAGATCAGGCGTATTCGGGTTTCTAGCCCCTGGATGCCACTGGTGTGCTCCTTCTGCAAAGAAATAGGTCACCCCCTAAAGCGCTGCAAGAAGGCACCCATCACCTGCAAGATCTGTAAATCGACGTGCCACCTACAAGCTGATTGCACTCGTGCAAAAGGTAAGGCAGGTGTGAAACAAACCGGCAATAATGGGCTTCAAAAAAACCCTATTGATGCTCGGAAAATTCCTTTGGCTATATATCAAAGCGAGCTAGCCCTCACATCACAGAAGAAATCTAAAGCCTCTTTCACAAGAATGGAACTTGGTGGAACTAGCAATCCTGCAGGAATTGGGTTAACTGTCGCCAATGGTGATTGTCCCCCTGATACAGGAAACACTGAAACCTTATCGACAGAGTCAGACTCTTCGGACATCGACTCTCCTCACTCGCCTCTCAGGGACGACCCGGGTTCCCAGGATGTCATCTCTTCGCGTCAGAAGAAGAAGGATAGGGGCAGGGGCCCCAAAATCAAGTAA